caggaatcaaactggggtctcctgcattgcaggtggattccttaccaactgagctatcagggacacCCCAATAACCTGgagaaagagtaaataaatagGTGGGCTTCTGATAATTAAGCTAACAGAATCTTCATAGAAGGAATGCCATTATCTATCTCTGAGAGTCAACCAATAaaatgtctgtatgtgtgtaaCTTGAGGTTGGAAACATGCAGAACTCCAATCTAGGCAGTCACCTCCAAGAGACCAAAATGGAAAATGACTGTAAATAAGTAACCTGAAACTCAAGTATATATGCGCCTGCACCCAGCCTCATGCTGGGCACATGGcagtttcagtaaatatttgttgaatgaatgaataaatctatATGAGCAAAAGGGTCAACAGACTGGAGGGAAATCTACTGAGCCCAAAGCAGGCAGCCATCCTCCAAGTGGTGTCCAGGGGACAGAGTATTTCACATAGATACACATATGGTTAGGAACATGGATGCAGCTGTGGATAGAGAAAACAGAGACCTGACTCTGTGTGCTTGGTTAATGTACATCTGCCCCTGGACTACAGACCCTCTCTCAGTAGGGGGACCCAACCTTGGACTCTACCGTGTTGAACAAGGTAAATTTTACCTATTGTGGCCTCTTGGCAGCCAGCCCTCTGGCTTTTATCTAGTGATGACCTCTGCCTTTGTCATGAGGTAGGCTAGCTTTAGCACGGTGACTACTTTACCCTATGTACCGACCAGTGAAACATGCAACCATTGCATCAggaaagatgtttaaaaagtGGAAACCATGCTAGATAATCAGTGTATGTAGTTTTTCTTGTGTGATTCCTCTTTCCACAATCTTACATTGGGAGAACTTCAGTGAGGACTGGCTGAGAATATTGTACAAGAAGAGTTCTAGGCTTTTTGTGGCACCCGAGAGAAGGTTCAGTaagcccttccccagccccatCAGGGATATCACAGTCACACGGATACTGCCACAATGCTCGTTCTAGATAGAAACACATTCAagagaaaaaactaaaacaagtTTTCCATTTCTAAGCCCAGTAGGTCAATGCCAGGCTTTGCTTTCCTCCGTTGTGTGGTAACACTTTCTTATCAAAGTAAAACAAAGGGGCCTCACTGAGTTCTCTGTGTCAGTCATAACTAGAGAAAGGGAGTTTGATTCCTACttgatttattcttcttttctcctttttgatcAAAAGTTCAACTAAAAGTATTTGCTCAGATAGAAAGGATATTATGTAACTAGTGAGCCCATTCCAAGATTATcttgtacatatatatagtacAATAGAAGGGTTGAAAAGGGACTGGAATTTGCAGCAGGACTTCTTTGAGAACTAGCAACTGGCTCTACAGCTATGCTCACCTATAATACGTGATGAATGGATTATATGGGCTAGTGCAAGACCCAGACCTGGATTTTCAACTTGGCGAAGAATTCGAAACCCGTGAGGGAGAACTAAAGGCTAGTATcatactgaactgaacagagtctcttcttttttaaaaaaatgtattttttttaacttaaggatactttctttacagaattttgttgttttatatgAAACCAGAATCTCTTCTTTATCAAACGAGCATCACTGGATTATGTAGACGCCCTGGGTCCTTGGTGCGTACACCAATTCTTCTGTGTGGGAAACTGCAACAGATCATTTCTGGGACAGCCAGGTAAGAGTCTGCTCAAAGTCATACCCAGGGGCATCTAGTCAGGCTCATTTTGATAatgctttctttctctgactttataGGCTCAACTCCAGCTTTCTCTGCTACAATTTTGGTCTCTTAAGACTATCTGAAGCATCAAAAGGTAACAATGCTAAGATCTATACCTGACCATTAACCAATGTCTCTATTCCCCTTAGatgcaaatggaaatatttttatgttgttgtttatgTCTTTCCAGTGTTTTCCTCTACTTTCAAAGAAGACAGTGATGACTGATGAAGGTTGAAAATACCAGCCATCAGGATTTTGAGGGTGTCCAGGTCGCCGATAGATAGCAGGAGTGAGCCCTTTGTAGGAGGTTGTAGTGGAATAGCACCGATCAGTGAGCTAGCTGCCAACGAGGTGTCTGACATCCTTATTTTGTTCACCACCTCCATAACCAGCTCTGCTTCTAAATGGTTTCAGGTATGGTTGATTTAAGTCCCCCAGACCTGATGCTTGATACTCTCCTTCCAGAAGGGCCATTTTGCTAGCCTTGATTGTAACTCTCATTTCCCTCTTGGAtgacttcttttctctctgttccaGATCAACATTTTCATTGATCCAGAAACAAAAGCAAGGCAAAGCTGGAGGGGGAAAGAAACGTGGAAAAAGACACTTTAGCTCACATGGAGGCTCTGACGACCCAGGCAAACGCCGCAGATTCAGCTGCCGCGCACACAGGAGCCCCGCCTGCCATTCAAACCGTACTCGAAGATGCTAATCTTGATGCAAGTAGTGGGGAAAATGTGGGGCAGGAAAGCATGGGTCCAAGAGAGGGTGATGAGGTGGAAAAAATGTCCAACCTCAGTCTGTGTCAGGATATGGAAGCTGAGGCCCCACAACCACAGGCAGCTCCCGATCAAGCTATATGGCAGAGGGCTAACATCAGGGGACGCATAGGGAAGAAGAACAGCCGTAAAAGGAGgaataggaaggaaagaaagatggtGTATCTTCCTTGTCCTCTGACGCTGCGGACTCGAGCATCTTCGGCAGCCCCAGTTCTGGGTCACGCTCCTGTCCTGGGGCCTCTGTTAGGGGATGTCAGTGTGGAGGGTGAAACCTGGGAGCAAAGGGAGAATGGTGAGGGTAAAAAGGCATCCATTCTCAGTCAGTCTCGGATGGCACCGGCTGGTGCCCTGTTGCCAGCAGCAAGTCCAACTCAGTCCTCTGCTGAGTGGAACTCTCTGGTGGACAACCAGGAGATAAAAGTAGAGAAGGAAAACAGccataaagggagaaataaaaagaagaagatcATGTGTAGCCCCTGGCCTCTTACGGTACAGGCTTGGGCATCTTATACGGACCCAGGTCCATTACCCACAGCTCTGTTACCCACAGCTCCTGctggggcttcagcagttgctgaTGATGGAGTCAACACTGGGCTTCAAAGCAGGGATCgaaaggaggagaaagataaAATGTCACTGGTTACTTCTTATCAGAGTGCTCAGGCTGGCAGCCTGTGCTCAGATGTGGCATCGGGCCATGGCTCACTGGAGGAGGTTTCCTTTGCTAAAGATGGGTTGAATGTAGGGGAGAAAAGCGGGTGTACGAAGAGGGACAGAAAAGACCAAAGCGTCTTGTCTCCTTCTCGGCCTCTGACAGTCCAAGCTTGGACCTCATTCAGAGCCAAAGATGGGGTTCAGACTCTCTTGCAGGGTGAGTCTTCCATGGCAAGCGTAAGGATGGATACAGGCCAGAAAGGCAGGCCTCAATTGGAGAGTAGTAAGGAAGGAGCAAAGTCCATTCTTCCTTGCCCTGTGAGGGTCCAGGCAGATGCCTCCTTCGCAGCCAAAGCTCTGGGGCAGGATTCATTTGAGGGGACTTCTGCTCTGGAAGACCGATTTTCCAAGCTGAGTCAAAGCAAGAGGGGGCCCCAGCAGGGAGAGGAGAGCCAAGTGCAGAGCAGTACATAGATTTCTCTGGAACCTTCCCAGGATTGGAGAAATACAGAGAGATGCCCAGAGGATAAGGATTTGTGGGAGTGCGTGGTGGTGAATTTTGCTAGGCAAGTCGACGGTTAATGTGGGGAGCTCTGCTCTCAAGAGAGGATAGAGACTTTGACCCTGACCAAAACCCACACCCACAGGAGTTCTTCAGTGACGGGGAGGCAGGGACAATGGAGGGAGAGGGCTGAATATCAGATTCCCTGGATGGGGAAATGGGAAGATTTTTAAGatgcaggagagaaaagaaagaaaactaagaagaCTCTGGGCCTTGGAAGTGTGACCATCTGTCTCTGCTCAGGAGAAAGATGGGTTTAAAATGCTACTCTGAAGAAAGAGAGGCTCACTACACAAATGGTCTATCTTATCCTGTTTTACTATATCATCGCAATCCATCTCTTGATGGGAGATTGCTCGCCTAAATAAGTTTTAAGTTTACAGGTAGTAGATGCTATATGGTTGGCATATACAGGCTAATGTTTTAGAAAAGCAAAAGTCCTTATGCTGTCTATCCTTTTTCCTGTAAGATTTTTCACATCCTTGGGAGAGGTCTGTTACTTATGGCTGGGAAATGGTGTTATGAGTCTAGAGTGTAAACCAAGGACAGAATGTGTATTGTATCCTAAGAACactactcttgactggaaaatgttACTGCATGTTGCATATTAGATTGTAAATTGCCTTCATGATTGCAGGGAGCTCCTGGACTGGCTGGTTTACAAGCGCTGAGAGTGCAGACTCTAGAGTCACaatgcctgggttcaaaccccagcttTGACACTCACCCACTGTGTTCCTCTGAGCAACTCACTCCTGTCTTCTGGTTCCCAGGTTCTGCTTCTGTCACCTGGCAATAATAATAACCCCTGCCTTGTAGAACtgcatgaggattaaatgagttaatacatgtgaaGCCTTTAGAAGAGTACTTTGCAAATAATAAGCCGCCAAACGACATCAGCTATTATTACTTTATCTTGCAGCATTAAATTTCATGGAAGGGCCTGGCATTAGCAGGGCCTGGCCTTTAATTATGTGTCTTACAAGTTATACAAACAGCAATGTAAACATAAGACAGAAGATGATTCCTGCACTTAAAAAATCATGGTAACAACAATTCTTAAAGCCATGACCATGCTGTTTAAGGAGGAAACAAGTGATAAAATAGTAGCTATGATTTTGAAGTGATAGGATTTCAACCATGTCAAGAAAAATTGCtgcaataaactctggaaaagaaATACACTACTATGTTAATATTGGTTATTTCTGGATGAGGGGGATCATGCGTGAggatgtttttctgtttcttcattcttttccataaCTCCCAAGTTTCTACATTACCATGTCATCAGCAAATGatcaaaaaaaattaatgagggGAAGAAGACTTCTCCACAGTGAACTTGTTAGAGGGGAGTCACCTGATATGAGGGGACCAGACCTTCCCCAGTGAACACTCCCCAGCTGGCAGCTCTGGAAAAGAGATTCAGGTGCCTTGGACTGGGGTTGAATAGAGCAGAGACAGCTACACTGTgcgaggcgggggggggggggggggcggcgaaCTTCTGTATTTCTCCAACAACCTGTGGGAACAAGGGAGGGGTGCTTACTCTTCTGCTGTAATCAGCCATTGCCTAAATTGGCAGGCGCTGTGCTGCTCTGGCTATATTATTGCTGCCATCTGTCACATTTGTTGAGAACTTATCCAGAAGCTTAGCTGGACAATGTAGCTTGGTACAGGGTGAGATTAAAAAGTAAACTTGTTTTAGCCTTCTGTATAGCCTGGCTTTGGGGATCAATTTAGTTAAAATGATATCCTGATCATTCCCCCGACAACACTGAAGGGGTAGGTATTCAAGGAAGACTCGGGAGGTGGGATCAAGTGCCCCTTTTATGTGTCCCCAATGCTCTTAGCAGGGGTTTGGAAGCTTTCTGATGCCCATGCATCTTCCTGTCTTGAGGTCCAGCTACACTCTGATCCCCCTTGAGGAGGACAGTAGTACCCTCAGCTGGTCATGTGCCTTGCTGTAAAACCCATGGCCTTAACCAGAAAAGGGACTGGATGTATGGGTGTTGGACAAGTGGCCACATAGTCTTATTACCTCTCACTGTAATCTCAGGGGTGGCTCTCTGATATACATCAAGATCAGAATATAGGGAATGAAAGAATGCCAGTGGAGCAGGGCTTTGGAAGGGCAAGACCAAAGGGCTCCATGCTTTCTCCCAGGTAAGTTTTCCCGCCCACTGTCTCCTACATTAGTAGAAAATTCAGTGCAGGAAAGCTAAGCAGAGCAAGGGGAGGAGCAAGGAAAAGGAACTGAGAGACTGGTTGCCCAGTTCTTGGTCTGGTTCAAGTTTGAAACTGTAAAAGAGGGTAAGAGGGCTCTGAGGTTTATTTGCTGTCCAGCTCAGCTCACCTGGGTAAGAGAATCAAAATGAATTTGAGGCAAAAGCCTGTAACTGTGAATAAAGGCTGAGTTTGCCTAATGTATTTGCTGGGTCATGTTAATCTTGGGAAACTTCAAGTACAACAGCAGGCAACTGACAAGAATCTGATACAGTGTGGTGGAGGGAATCTGAGAAACACAGTTAGCCTTGTGGTTGTCCTTGCTTTATTCTACTGTTGCCACCTCTTGTACTTAAAAGAGGTGGGAGCCAGGAGGACTGTTCCCCTTTGACAAAGGCAACATGATGGAATCACTCATCATAGGCTGTCTTTGACCCTGAACTTTCTAGTCCCAacacattatttcttttaaatttttttaattgaagggtaattgctttacaacagtgtgttggtttctgccatacatcaacatgaattagccctAGATATACAtattgaacctccctcctacctccaaCACATTATTTCTGTCTATTTCAAATCTAAATCCTTCTGCCTGCCTGTCTTCCCTAAGAGTATTTAACGTTTCTAGCCCTGTCTACTGCTGCTCCCCATAGGAACCATCTATTtcaaccatgctggtcacatgagtgTCCCCCAAATATGCCATGAATATCCTTACCTGCAGACTTTTTGCAAATTTTCACCTATGCCTGGCCTTTCTCCCCTGGAACACATTCCCTGCTCCCATTTCAGAACACAGGGCTCCACTGGGCCTTCCCCTCAGCTCACTGATGCATTTTCATCGTTTCATTTGAGGCTTTCTTTTCACCTGAGCCAAAGCTGCTTACTCTGTTGCTTCAAGGGCTCAGTGAAGTTTTGCAATAAGAAGTATTCATGCAGGATACACAGTGTTCTAAAATTCAGTCAGCCGCTTTTGGGGAGAGGGATCATTTCTTGGTACATCAAGTGGGTCAGGTGCACAAGGGACTACACTTTAATTCCACAACTAGGTAAGGAAACTGCTGAACATTATTCATTTCCTACTAGTGAAATAAATGggctccctggggtgggggcgggggagcccTGAGAAACACAGTAGCTCTTTCCTGGGCCCTCCCTTAAATAACAATCCTACGGTACCCAGAGTTTGTATAGGCCTTAGCTTCCAAGAGGTTCACAGTGGTCCTCAATATCAAAATATACTATCCATAGTACATGAACACGTCAATGACCCATTTGTGGTGGATGTGCgcttataggggcttccctggtggctcagtggtaaaaaaaattcacctgtcaATCTAGGAGATGTGGGATACTGGACTTGGAGTTGTTTTACCAGTAGAAGTGAGGCTGCACTCACTCTTTTAGTCTCTTACTCCTTGTGACCAAAGGCAGCCATTTTCCAGCCAGGGATGGGCCTTGGAAGGGAGTAAAGCTAATTGAGCCACAAAGTGCCCTCCCCTGGCCTGGAGCTCTAACCACCTCAGCTCACCAGCCAGAAGCGCTTCTGTCCCTTAAGACCCTGGTATTCTTCGATTCCGCACATGACTCCAGCAGTGTGAGCTCTGGAGTCTGATCATCTGAATTCAAACCCTGACTCTTCTTACTAACTTGGGTAAATTGCTAAACCCTCTATGCCTCAATTTCTtcaactgaaaatgaaattaataataataggacctgcctctttagatggTTGGGAGGATAGAGAGTGTTTATACGTGTCAAGTACCTAGAGTAATGCCTGGCATGTATTTAAGTACTCAATTCATGTTGGCTACTAATATTATTCATTCTTCCCCAGTGAAGAAACCAAGAGCTGAAGTATTTTGCCCTGCGGGCTTTGGTTTTCCCTACAAGCTGGTGCCAAGCTCTTCATCTTCATTTGGTTATCAAACTAGATTCCTTGGCAACCACGTTACACCTTCCCACAGCCCTCACCCCCTGCCCATCCTGACAACATTATTTAACTGCCTTTTTGACACTGCCATGGGTGCATCAAAGAAACTTCAAATATTGTTTCTGCCCTCAATAAGCTCAACATTTACCTCCGAAGATGGGCCAAAAGGAAAGTGACTTTTGCAGCACATGCACCCTATCACAGTGGGCACAGCCAAAACCCATTGAGTTTAGCCACATTCAGGGCCAACCCCAGAACAAGTTTTTAACCCAAAGTTGTGAAAGCCAAAATAAAAGGTCTGGGAGATGTCTTATAAGATATTCctgttttggggggaaaaaaaaaatgaaaggtttgGTTTCCTGACAAGGTGAGGAAAATCTACATCTGTTAACCACCCACAATTATGCTGCATACTGTgagaatatctatctatctatctatctatcatcaacCTATCTACCTACCTGTTTCTTATTTAAGCAGGATACTGGATCCTTGAAGAGTTTCCAATCTAGcaaaaatcttgaaatattttttaaaataatgcaacACAAGGACAAATGTCTGATTCCACTTATTTGAGCTACTTAGACTAgctaaattcatagagacagaaagtaaaataatggCTACCAAGGGCTAGGGGCGTGGAATgagggtacagagtttcagtctgAGATGATGTAAAAGTTCTGAaactagacagtggtgatggttgcagaaCAATAGGAATGCACTTAAGAATACAGAACTGTGCACCTAAAATTGCTAATATTGTAGATTTTATGACATGTGCCTTTTaacaaattgtttaaaaataatgcaagatggtaaaaaaaaaaaaaaactcacatgcTAAATTATGCTAACTATGCTGAAAGTAATTTCAGTCATACTGAGCTCAGAATAAGGAAAACTCAAAGAGGACTGGAATAGTTCAGGACAGTtttctagaaaaggaaagatatgagccAGGTTTAGATGAAGGGGGACAATCtggaaaggagagagtgagaggAAAATTGCTGCAGCAGAGGCCCAAAGATAGTGATGAATATGCCCCCCCAAAGGGGCACAGTCAGCTCACAGAAAAAGATGTGTTGCTTAACAAGCAATGGGAGCTGTGGCTGCTTGAGTGGGATGGAGCCTCACCCGAGTGACTtgaactgcaggcagacacttgaATTGGAAGCCTTGGGTATGAGACATTCATTGTActgttatataatttaattttttactacTGAAATCTGAGCGACATCTACAGTCTAATTAATTATAATGAGTCTGGTTTTCATAATATGTTATAATTGTATAAGATGTCACCATGGGGTGGGGCGGGAATCAGGGTGATGGGTATTAGTGACCTCTTGGCACTCTTTTTGCAACTTATGAGTCTAtcattatttcaaaatcaaaagttAGAAAATCAGGAGGAGGGGATGGGTATGACTATAAAAGTGTCACACAAGAGAGCCTTTAGTGGTCATGGAATGGTTCTGTGTCTTGATTTCTGCGGTAGTTGCATGGATCTGTGTATGCATGTGCTAAAATGGCATGAACTAAAACACACAAACATTGTAGCAATGTCAATTTTCTGGCTTCGAGTCTTTACTATAGTTACCTAAGGAAGGTTGAGTGAAAGGTATATTGAACCCCTCTGTTCTATATTCACAACTTCTTATaagtctatcagatcagatcagttgctcagttgtgtccgactctttgcgaccccatgaattgctgcatgccaggcctccctgtccatcaccaactcccggagttcactcagactcacgtccattgagtcagtgatgccatccagccatctcatcctctgtcgtccccttctcctcctgcccccaatccctcccagcatcagagtcttttccaatgagtcaactcttcgcatgaggtggccaaagtactggagtttcagctttagcatcattccttccaaagaaatcccagggctgatctccttcagaatggactggttgcatctccttgcagtccaagggactctcaagaatcttctccaacaccacagtttaaaagcatcaattcttcggcactcagccttcttcacagtccaactctcacatccatacatgaccacaggaaaaacctataattacatcaaaataaaaatgttaaagtttGCAAAATTGTATAAAGTTAGAAAATGAATGTTTGAAAAATCAACTTATCTGTGTGCACATTGACTTGAAAGGAGGTAAAATGGGCACAGGATGAGAAAAAGTTATTCCAAGCAGGTATTTCCTCACTTAAACATGGTTCACTCAGAAAAGTGGTTAGCCCTGGGTAAACAAAATGTTCCTTTGGGTTGTTCagtcaaggagaaaaaaatttttagtttattgGATTTATGAGCCAAATGTGTTACTGGATGAGGAGGTTTTGTCTTACGAATTTGGAGTTGAAACTTTCTAGTCAGCCATCTGGAAGTGAGTTAGGCTGTGACAGGGCAAACAGAAATCTGCTTATAAAGAAACTGTAAATTCATCTGCTCAGATGTTGAACCAGAAAGCTAGAGCCTATTCTCTAAGAataatcaatcttaaaggaaatcaagcctgaatattcattggaaggactgatattgaagttaAAGCACCAGTactttgatgctgaagctccaatactttggccacctaatgcaaagagccaactcactgaaaaagaccctgatgctatgaaagattgagggcaggagaaaagggtgacagaggatgagatggttggatcgcatgaCCAACCCAAGGGAACATGAGCTTAAGCAAAggccaggagatactgaaggacagggaagcctggcctgctgcagtccatggggtcacaaagagtcagacatgactgagcgactgaacaacaacaacaaattctctagaaaaataatggaaacaccTTTACAGGTCTGCAGCCTACAACGAAGGCATTGAGCTTGGTACAATCTTCTGTAGCAAGTGAGTGGGCATCTGGTTGTACAATAGGCCCATCAAGTGATGGAGACTCAGAAGTCCATCATCCAAACATCATCTGCTTGTCCAATCAAGCCCACTCAGCATCCAGAGTCTACAAAAGCAAAAGCTGAATGCCAACACGCaaattttctccttctttccctcctgtatttcttttcagaaaacagaTGTCAGTTGGGGTGGACAGTGAGTGAAGGGACAAGAGTTGGAGGGTGATCTTCCAGATTGTCACACATCCTTCCTCTGCCCGCCTCCTGCAGCTGATTGGGACCTCGGATGAGGCTCTAGGAGTATATCCGGCAGCTGGTTTCAGCTGGTTGCCTGGATACAAGCCAAAAGTGGAGTGGGAGGGTGACGAGGAGGAACtggaatttcttttccttgtttttgtcttCCACTTTCCCTTCCTAAAGTTTGCACCCTTCCATCCCATTCGGCTTTGTGCTTCAGCATTTCTTTCTGGGGGACAAGGCTCCTGCTACT
The nucleotide sequence above comes from Bos javanicus breed banteng chromosome X, ARS-OSU_banteng_1.0, whole genome shotgun sequence. Encoded proteins:
- the LOC133243035 gene encoding uncharacterized protein LOC133243035, with protein sequence MEALTTQANAADSAAAHTGAPPAIQTVLEDANLDASSGENVGQESMGPREGDEVEKMSNLSLCQDMEAEAPQPQAAPDQAIWQRANIRGRIGKKNSRKRRNRKERKMVYLPCPLTLRTRASSAAPVLGHAPVLGPLLGDVSVEGETWEQRENGEGKKASILSQSRMAPAGALLPAASPTQSSAEWNSLVDNQEIKVEKENSHKGRNKKKKIMCSPWPLTVQAWASYTDPGPLPTALLPTAPAGASAVADDGVNTGLQSRDRKEEKDKMSLVTSYQSAQAGSLCSDVASGHGSLEEVSFAKDGLNVGEKSGCTKRDRKDQSVLSPSRPLTVQAWTSFRAKDGVQTLLQGESSMASVRMDTGQKGRPQLESSKEGAKSILPCPVRVQADASFAAKALGQDSFEGTSALEDRFSKLSQSKRGPQQGEESQVQSST